A single genomic interval of Cupriavidus necator harbors:
- a CDS encoding flavin reductase family protein, with amino-acid sequence MSANPEPSTALREDMLMAMRRMARSVAVISCRHGERRYSMSVTAVDSLSADPPSLLICINRNSSIYPPLDAGADFCINLLAADHRDIAVDCSGRLKGEERFTSGEWEDDLLGVPCLRDAQANLVCQQDGRFDYGTHAVFIGRLREVKLAGEVSPLVYVDGAYTTSAPLGALCSA; translated from the coding sequence ATGAGCGCCAACCCCGAACCCAGCACCGCGCTGCGCGAAGACATGCTGATGGCGATGCGCCGCATGGCGCGCTCGGTGGCGGTGATCAGCTGCCGCCATGGCGAGCGCCGCTATTCGATGTCCGTGACCGCGGTCGATTCGCTGTCCGCGGACCCGCCTTCGCTGCTGATCTGCATCAACCGCAATTCTTCGATCTACCCGCCGCTGGATGCCGGCGCGGACTTCTGCATCAACCTGCTGGCAGCCGACCACCGCGATATCGCAGTGGATTGCAGCGGCCGGCTCAAGGGCGAGGAACGCTTCACCAGTGGCGAGTGGGAGGACGATCTGCTCGGCGTGCCGTGCCTGCGCGATGCCCAGGCGAACCTGGTGTGCCAGCAGGATGGCCGCTTCGACTACGGCACGCACGCGGTCTTCATCGGACGCCTGCGCGAGGTAAAGCTGGCTGGCGAGGTGTCGCCGCTGGTCTATGTCGATGGTGCCTACACCACGTCCGCGCCGCTTGGCGCACTGTGTTCGGCCTAA
- a CDS encoding FadD3 family acyl-CoA ligase codes for MTPSDIIDAIAAPAGLDLDLAAANDDIAATIPELVRRAARRHGERIAIQEDGLRLTYAALDASRIQAARALMALGVQPGDRVAIWAPNFSEWIIAALATHSIGAALVPLNTRMKGAEAGAVLADSGARLLLCVDAFLGESYPQMLAPHRPATLERLVILRPGQGRTPGPDELAWEAFLALAPQADMAAFAKREDGVRGDTLMDIMFTSGTTGRPKGVMTAHAQNLRAVDGWAAITGVRPGDRYLIVNPFFHTFGYKAGWLAALSRGATVLPHLVFDAEAVMTRVENERITVLPGPPTLYQTLLNAPRLREFDLSSLRVAVTGASAIAPALIQRMRDELGFDTIITGYGLTESCGFATLTRAGDDAETVAATSGRAMPGIEIRCIDGQGQPAATGEAGEVLVRGYNVMQGYFGLPEATAEAIDSEGWLHTGDVGTLDARGYLRITDRIKDMFIVGGFNCYPAEVEKLLVAHPAVAQVAVVGIPHERLGEVGRAYVVLRHGARVDAEALIAWARRHMANYKVPREVLFVTSLPVSAAGKVLKYQLREA; via the coding sequence ATGACCCCATCTGACATCATCGACGCCATTGCGGCACCGGCCGGCCTCGACCTCGACCTCGCCGCCGCCAACGACGACATTGCCGCGACCATTCCCGAGCTGGTGCGGCGCGCGGCCAGGCGCCACGGCGAGCGCATCGCCATCCAGGAGGACGGGCTGCGCCTCACCTACGCCGCGCTCGACGCCAGCCGGATACAGGCGGCCCGGGCGCTGATGGCGCTGGGCGTGCAGCCCGGCGACCGGGTTGCCATCTGGGCGCCGAACTTCTCCGAATGGATCATCGCGGCGCTGGCCACGCACAGCATAGGCGCGGCGCTGGTGCCGCTCAACACGCGCATGAAGGGGGCCGAGGCCGGCGCCGTGCTGGCCGACAGCGGCGCGCGCCTGCTGCTCTGCGTCGACGCTTTCCTCGGCGAAAGCTATCCGCAGATGCTGGCGCCACACCGCCCCGCCACGCTGGAGCGGCTGGTGATCCTGCGCCCCGGGCAGGGCCGGACGCCCGGCCCCGACGAGCTGGCCTGGGAAGCCTTCCTCGCGCTGGCGCCACAGGCGGACATGGCGGCGTTCGCCAAGCGCGAGGACGGGGTGCGCGGCGACACGCTGATGGACATCATGTTCACCTCGGGCACCACCGGGCGTCCCAAGGGCGTGATGACCGCCCACGCGCAGAACCTGCGTGCCGTCGACGGCTGGGCCGCCATCACCGGGGTGCGGCCGGGCGACCGCTACCTGATCGTCAATCCGTTCTTCCATACCTTTGGCTACAAGGCCGGATGGCTCGCCGCGCTGTCGCGCGGGGCTACGGTGCTGCCCCACCTGGTGTTCGACGCCGAGGCCGTGATGACGCGCGTGGAGAACGAGCGCATCACGGTGCTGCCCGGGCCGCCGACGCTCTACCAGACCCTGCTTAACGCGCCGCGCCTGCGTGAGTTCGACCTGTCGTCGCTGCGTGTCGCGGTGACCGGTGCCTCGGCGATCGCGCCCGCGCTGATCCAGCGCATGCGCGACGAACTGGGCTTCGACACCATCATCACCGGCTACGGCCTGACCGAGTCGTGCGGCTTTGCCACGCTGACCCGCGCCGGCGACGACGCCGAAACCGTCGCCGCCACCTCCGGCCGCGCCATGCCGGGCATCGAGATCCGCTGCATCGATGGGCAGGGGCAGCCGGCCGCCACCGGCGAGGCGGGCGAGGTGCTGGTGCGGGGCTACAACGTGATGCAGGGCTACTTCGGCCTGCCCGAAGCCACCGCCGAAGCCATCGACAGCGAAGGCTGGCTGCATACCGGCGATGTCGGCACGCTCGATGCGCGCGGCTACCTGCGCATCACCGACCGCATCAAGGACATGTTTATCGTGGGCGGCTTCAACTGCTATCCGGCGGAGGTGGAGAAGCTGCTGGTGGCGCATCCGGCCGTGGCCCAGGTGGCGGTAGTGGGCATCCCGCACGAGCGGCTCGGTGAAGTGGGGCGTGCCTACGTGGTGCTGCGCCACGGCGCGCGCGTGGACGCCGAAGCCCTGATCGCCTGGGCGCGCCGGCACATGGCCAACTACAAGGTGCCGCGCGAGGTGCTGTTCGTGACGTCGCTGCCGGTCAGCGCGGCAGGCAAGGTGTTGAAGTACCAGTTGCGTGAAGCCTGA
- a CDS encoding FAD-binding protein, whose product MYPPTDSATPVHAPLRLDDPDAHPWQAACDAVVVGFGAAGACAALEAAHGGARVIVAERFEGGGASAKSGGVVYAGGGTPYQSAAGYADTPQAMADYLRQETGGVVSDATLQAFCQRSREMIGWLEGLGVGFAATVPPRKTSYPAQPYYLYYSGNEAVAAYAQHAAPAPRGHRVKGPGMSGRTLYAVLRAAVQARPEVTVMRQTAARRLILDQDGAVVGIELWQLPPGRHQKRHARLARLAERLHNVAPALADLLRERVLQLELRHARPVAVRTGAVVLATGGFIFNRAMVARHAGKYLQNWRLGATGCDGSGIRLGESAGAATRHLERVSAWRFINPPFDWARGCVVDAQGARIANEETYGATLGHAICEQHGGRAWLVLNRELARAALRECLGGRLWAFQALPAALLMLAGARRASSLEALAGKLGMPGAALRATVDAYNAAARGEIPDPAGKSAPMCASLETGPWLAIDISANSRVFPCPAITLGGLSVEESSGRVLAAAGGAPIPGLYAVGRTAVGIASNHYVSGLSLADCIWSGRNAGRHLTRQPAGDRQAHTNEETTHEPTY is encoded by the coding sequence ATGTACCCTCCGACCGATTCCGCCACGCCGGTCCACGCGCCGCTGCGCCTCGACGATCCGGACGCACACCCGTGGCAGGCCGCCTGCGATGCCGTGGTGGTGGGCTTCGGCGCCGCCGGGGCCTGCGCCGCGCTGGAGGCCGCGCATGGCGGCGCGCGCGTGATCGTTGCGGAACGCTTCGAAGGCGGGGGCGCCAGCGCCAAGAGCGGCGGGGTGGTCTACGCCGGCGGCGGCACGCCCTACCAGTCTGCCGCGGGCTATGCCGATACACCGCAGGCGATGGCGGACTACCTGCGCCAGGAGACGGGCGGGGTCGTCAGCGATGCCACGCTGCAGGCGTTCTGTCAGCGCAGCCGCGAGATGATCGGCTGGCTTGAAGGCCTGGGCGTGGGCTTTGCCGCCACCGTGCCGCCGCGCAAGACCTCGTATCCGGCGCAGCCCTACTACCTCTACTACTCCGGCAACGAAGCGGTCGCCGCCTACGCGCAGCATGCCGCGCCCGCGCCGCGCGGTCACCGCGTGAAAGGCCCCGGCATGTCCGGCCGCACGCTGTACGCCGTCCTGCGCGCCGCCGTGCAGGCCCGGCCGGAGGTGACGGTGATGCGCCAGACCGCGGCAAGGCGGCTGATTCTCGACCAGGACGGCGCGGTCGTCGGCATCGAGCTGTGGCAGCTGCCGCCGGGCCGCCACCAGAAACGCCACGCCCGCCTGGCGCGCCTGGCCGAGCGCCTGCACAACGTAGCGCCTGCGCTGGCCGACCTGCTGCGCGAGCGCGTGCTGCAACTGGAACTGCGCCATGCGCGCCCGGTCGCGGTGCGCACCGGCGCGGTGGTGCTGGCCACCGGCGGCTTTATCTTCAACCGCGCCATGGTGGCGCGCCACGCCGGCAAATACCTGCAGAACTGGCGCCTTGGCGCGACCGGCTGCGACGGCAGCGGCATCCGCCTTGGTGAGTCGGCGGGCGCGGCCACGCGGCACCTGGAGCGGGTCTCGGCATGGCGCTTCATCAATCCGCCGTTCGACTGGGCGCGCGGCTGCGTGGTCGATGCGCAGGGTGCGCGCATCGCCAACGAGGAAACCTACGGCGCCACCCTTGGCCACGCCATCTGCGAACAGCACGGCGGGCGGGCCTGGCTGGTCCTGAACCGCGAACTGGCGCGCGCCGCGCTGCGTGAATGCCTGGGCGGCCGGCTGTGGGCCTTCCAGGCCTTGCCCGCGGCGCTGCTGATGCTGGCGGGGGCGCGGCGTGCCTCCAGCCTCGAAGCGCTTGCCGGCAAGCTGGGCATGCCCGGCGCGGCGCTGCGGGCCACCGTCGATGCCTATAACGCCGCGGCCCGCGGCGAGATCCCGGATCCGGCCGGCAAATCGGCGCCGATGTGCGCGTCGCTCGAAACCGGGCCGTGGCTTGCCATCGACATCTCGGCCAACAGCCGCGTCTTTCCGTGCCCTGCCATCACGCTGGGCGGATTGTCGGTGGAAGAGTCCAGCGGCCGTGTACTGGCCGCCGCTGGCGGGGCGCCCATTCCAGGGCTCTACGCCGTGGGCCGCACTGCCGTTGGCATCGCATCCAACCATTACGTAAGCGGCCTGTCGCTTGCCGACTGCATCTGGTCGGGGCGCAACGCGGGCCGCCATCTGACACGACAGCCTGCCGGCGACCGGCAGGCACACACCAACGAGGAGACCACCCATGAGCCAACGTACTGA
- a CDS encoding nuclear transport factor 2 family protein has translation MNKEPIMTDIAAIADRVARLEAAEAIRALKLRYLRACDDKDPDAMRACFVPDNAHIHYDRIGSFAGREALVQCFAELACRPTLREMHFAGQGDIRVLDDNLAQGSWDLAYLALDDASGSRTFLTGRYADEYVRIDGAWLIRSTMFTTGLVSQGG, from the coding sequence ATGAACAAGGAACCGATCATGACCGACATTGCCGCCATTGCCGACCGCGTCGCGCGGCTGGAAGCCGCGGAGGCGATCCGCGCGCTCAAGCTGCGCTACCTGCGCGCTTGCGATGACAAGGACCCTGACGCGATGCGCGCCTGTTTCGTGCCGGACAACGCGCATATCCACTATGACCGGATCGGCAGCTTTGCCGGGCGCGAGGCACTGGTGCAGTGCTTTGCGGAACTGGCGTGCCGGCCGACGCTGCGGGAGATGCATTTTGCGGGGCAGGGGGATATCCGTGTGCTGGATGACAATCTGGCGCAGGGCAGCTGGGATCTGGCCTACCTGGCGCTGGATGATGCCAGTGGTTCGCGTACCTTTCTAACGGGACGTTATGCGGATGAGTATGTGCGGATCGATGGTGCGTGGCTGATTCGCTCGACGATGTTCACGACGGGGTTGGTGTCGCAGGGAGGGTAG
- a CDS encoding SDR family oxidoreductase, whose protein sequence is MSQRTEGKIAIVTGAASGVGKEDALLLAREGARVVLTDLNEEAGHALAREIGETALFVPHDIASEAGWQQVMARTEKQFGAPSVLVNNAAILLLGSVEDATLEQWQRVMRINADGYFLGCKYGVAAMKAGGGSIVNMSSVAALGGMGAFCAYSASKGAVAALTRAVAGHCKQSGYRIRCNSIHPDGILTPMTAAFLPGGATALPEEVGGAEPMQRMCHPRDVANLVLFLASDESRFINGAELRIDNAQTIMGVA, encoded by the coding sequence ATGAGCCAACGTACTGAAGGAAAGATCGCCATCGTCACCGGGGCCGCCAGCGGCGTCGGCAAGGAAGACGCGCTGCTGCTGGCGCGCGAGGGCGCGCGCGTGGTGCTGACCGACCTCAACGAGGAGGCGGGCCATGCGTTGGCGCGCGAGATCGGCGAGACCGCGCTGTTCGTGCCGCATGACATCGCCAGCGAAGCCGGCTGGCAGCAGGTAATGGCGCGCACCGAAAAGCAATTCGGCGCCCCCAGCGTGCTGGTCAACAATGCCGCCATCCTGTTGCTGGGTTCGGTCGAGGACGCCACGCTGGAGCAATGGCAGCGCGTGATGCGCATCAATGCCGACGGCTACTTCCTCGGCTGCAAGTACGGCGTGGCCGCGATGAAGGCGGGCGGCGGCAGCATCGTCAATATGTCGTCGGTGGCGGCGCTGGGCGGCATGGGCGCGTTCTGCGCCTACAGCGCGAGCAAGGGCGCGGTGGCTGCGCTCACGCGCGCGGTGGCGGGGCACTGCAAGCAGAGCGGCTACCGGATCCGCTGCAACTCGATCCACCCGGACGGCATCCTTACGCCGATGACCGCGGCCTTCCTGCCGGGCGGTGCCACGGCCCTGCCGGAGGAGGTGGGTGGCGCCGAGCCGATGCAGCGCATGTGCCATCCGCGCGACGTGGCCAACCTGGTGCTGTTCCTGGCCTCCGACGAATCGCGCTTTATCAACGGTGCGGAACTGCGTATCGACAACGCGCAGACCATCATGGGCGTGGCCTGA
- a CDS encoding ferredoxin--NADP reductase — MAPVQFHRLQIAEVVTETDQAHSLVFALPDGLRDAFAYRPGQFLTLRVPVDGVPLQRCYSLSSTPEVDNALRVTIKRVQSGRVSNWICDHLGAGDTVEVMPPAGVFTPPALHGDFLLLAGGSGITPVLSIAKAALRHGRGAVTLVYANRDERSIIFREALAELARNHPGRLRVIHWLDSVQGPPTQRQIEELVRPWSMAQCFVCGPGPFMDGAQAALQALGVPRGQLHVERFVSLPDVPAAKAPASGAASAGDTATASPAPAMRGAALTVQLDGEIHHVGVALDETVLDALQRAGVAAPNSCRAGLCGACMCQVTQGDVTLGENHVLDRADLEAGWTLACQARPSSAEIHLKFPD, encoded by the coding sequence ATGGCGCCAGTGCAATTCCACCGGCTGCAGATCGCCGAAGTCGTCACGGAAACGGACCAGGCGCATTCGCTGGTATTCGCGCTGCCGGACGGCCTGCGCGATGCGTTTGCCTACCGTCCCGGGCAGTTCCTGACCCTGCGCGTGCCCGTGGACGGCGTGCCGCTGCAGCGCTGCTATTCGCTGTCGAGCACGCCTGAGGTGGACAACGCCCTGCGCGTGACGATCAAGCGCGTGCAGAGCGGGCGCGTGTCCAACTGGATCTGCGACCACCTGGGCGCGGGCGATACGGTCGAGGTAATGCCGCCCGCCGGGGTGTTCACCCCGCCCGCGCTGCATGGCGATTTCCTGCTGCTGGCCGGCGGCAGCGGCATCACCCCGGTGCTGTCGATCGCCAAGGCGGCGCTGCGCCACGGGCGCGGCGCGGTCACGCTGGTCTATGCCAACCGCGACGAGCGCTCCATCATCTTCCGCGAGGCGCTTGCGGAACTGGCGCGCAACCACCCCGGCCGGCTGCGCGTGATCCACTGGTTGGACAGCGTGCAGGGGCCGCCCACGCAGCGCCAGATCGAGGAACTGGTGCGGCCGTGGAGCATGGCGCAATGCTTTGTCTGCGGGCCCGGCCCGTTCATGGACGGCGCCCAGGCCGCGCTTCAGGCCCTGGGGGTGCCGCGCGGGCAACTGCACGTCGAGCGCTTCGTGTCCTTGCCCGATGTGCCGGCGGCCAAGGCACCGGCAAGCGGGGCCGCCAGCGCGGGGGACACCGCCACGGCATCGCCCGCGCCCGCGATGCGCGGCGCCGCACTGACCGTGCAGCTCGACGGCGAGATCCACCACGTCGGCGTGGCGCTGGACGAAACCGTGCTCGACGCGTTGCAGCGCGCCGGCGTGGCCGCGCCCAATTCCTGCCGCGCCGGGCTGTGCGGCGCCTGCATGTGCCAGGTGACGCAGGGCGACGTGACGCTCGGCGAGAACCATGTGCTCGACCGCGCCGACCTGGAGGCGGGCTGGACCCTGGCTTGCCAGGCCCGCCCGTCCAGCGCCGAAATCCACCTGAAGTTCCCGGATTGA
- a CDS encoding FAD-dependent oxidoreductase produces the protein MSQSRARMQPSEFDVVVVGSGAGGMLAACRAADRGLSVVVLEKSSQYGGTSAVSGGGIWIPLNHHIAPAGGRDDYATALEYILACAGEHGDPQRVRAYLEQAPRMLQYLEQQAGVRYYTLPRYADYFQKVPGAMPGYRALDPMPFDGAQLREEFARLRPPSPGTLVGGRVAVTSAEAHALLCRAPGWLGLAVRQFARYWLDLGWRRKTRRDRRLTLGNSLVGGLRRAMMDRAIPLWLDTALQDLIVEDGTVRGVRAVQDGRVVEIRALRGVILAAGGFERNQAMREQYLPQPTQAAWSATPPNNTGDGIRAAQAAGAGVALMSHVWGAPTVHVQGEEKQRALFIERAMPGCLVVNGQGRRFVNEAAPYSEFVPAMYRDHEKTGSSVPAWMVFDAAFRHKYPCGPILPGSVMPDRSIPASLSGILVRADSLAQLAQRIGVDAGGLADSVARMNHYAATGVDEEFGKGDNLFDTYYSDPAVRPNPCLAPIGKAPFYAVRIDAGDIGTKGGLVTDASARVLRDDGSAIAGLFAIGNTSASMMGTSYPGAGSTLGPAMTFGFIAADVLSQNARQPAAAPHAQTVQEAL, from the coding sequence ATGAGCCAGAGCAGAGCGCGCATGCAGCCCAGCGAGTTCGACGTGGTGGTGGTCGGCTCGGGCGCCGGCGGCATGCTGGCCGCCTGCCGCGCCGCGGACCGCGGACTGTCGGTGGTGGTGCTGGAAAAGAGCAGCCAGTACGGCGGCACCTCGGCGGTGTCCGGCGGCGGCATCTGGATTCCGCTCAACCACCATATCGCGCCGGCGGGCGGGCGCGACGACTACGCCACGGCGCTGGAATACATCCTGGCGTGCGCCGGCGAGCACGGCGATCCACAGCGCGTGCGCGCCTATCTTGAGCAGGCGCCCCGCATGCTCCAGTACCTGGAGCAGCAGGCCGGCGTGCGTTACTACACGCTGCCGCGCTACGCGGACTACTTCCAGAAGGTTCCGGGCGCGATGCCGGGCTACCGCGCGCTCGACCCGATGCCGTTCGACGGCGCGCAGCTGCGCGAGGAATTCGCACGGCTGCGGCCGCCGTCGCCGGGCACGCTGGTGGGCGGGCGCGTGGCCGTGACCTCGGCCGAGGCGCATGCGCTGCTGTGCCGCGCGCCCGGCTGGCTGGGCCTGGCGGTGCGCCAGTTTGCCCGCTACTGGCTGGACCTGGGCTGGCGCCGCAAGACCCGGCGCGACCGCCGGCTCACGCTCGGCAACAGCCTGGTCGGCGGCCTGCGGCGGGCCATGATGGACCGCGCGATTCCGCTGTGGCTCGACACCGCGCTGCAGGACCTGATCGTCGAGGATGGCACCGTGCGCGGCGTGCGCGCGGTGCAGGACGGGCGCGTGGTGGAGATCCGCGCGCTGCGCGGCGTGATCCTGGCCGCCGGCGGCTTCGAGCGCAACCAGGCCATGCGCGAACAGTACCTGCCGCAGCCGACCCAGGCCGCCTGGAGCGCGACCCCGCCCAACAACACCGGTGACGGCATCCGCGCCGCCCAGGCCGCCGGCGCCGGCGTGGCGCTGATGTCCCACGTCTGGGGCGCACCCACCGTGCATGTGCAGGGCGAGGAAAAGCAGCGCGCGCTCTTTATCGAGCGCGCCATGCCCGGCTGCCTGGTGGTGAACGGGCAGGGCCGGCGCTTCGTCAACGAGGCCGCGCCGTATTCCGAGTTCGTTCCCGCCATGTACCGCGACCACGAGAAAACCGGCAGCAGCGTGCCGGCGTGGATGGTGTTCGACGCCGCCTTCCGCCACAAATATCCGTGCGGGCCGATCCTGCCCGGCTCGGTCATGCCGGACCGCAGCATTCCGGCAAGCCTGTCCGGCATCCTGGTGCGCGCCGACTCGCTGGCGCAGCTGGCGCAGCGGATCGGTGTCGATGCCGGCGGCCTGGCCGACAGCGTGGCGCGCATGAACCACTATGCTGCCACCGGCGTGGACGAGGAGTTCGGCAAGGGCGACAACCTGTTCGATACCTACTACAGCGACCCGGCAGTGCGGCCCAACCCGTGCCTGGCGCCGATCGGCAAGGCGCCGTTCTACGCCGTGCGCATCGATGCCGGCGACATCGGCACCAAGGGCGGCCTGGTGACGGACGCCAGCGCGCGCGTGCTGCGCGACGACGGCAGCGCCATTGCCGGGCTGTTCGCCATCGGCAATACCAGTGCCTCGATGATGGGCACCAGCTATCCCGGCGCGGGCTCGACACTGGGCCCGGCCATGACCTTCGGCTTTATCGCTGCCGACGTGCTCTCTCAGAACGCGCGCCAGCCTGCCGCCGCGCCCCATGCTCAAACCGTACAGGAGGCCCTATGA